A window of Chitinophaga sp. MM2321 contains these coding sequences:
- a CDS encoding RNA polymerase sigma-70 factor — protein MQSSDVLFEKELLLRVADGDEKAFRKIFDLYKEPFYAAALKMTRSDETAEEIVQEVFVTLWLRRANLAAVEHPSSYLFTIVYNCIRAHFKKLAIEKRLKQNIGEQHPVGECLTEERLIDKENQQLLQDIIHQLPPQQQLIYQLSRKQGLSRDEIADHLAISPHTVKNHLLKALKYIRSHYHHITSLLFSLFSWIIFRLL, from the coding sequence ATGCAGTCTTCCGATGTTTTATTCGAAAAAGAATTGTTGTTGCGTGTAGCGGACGGAGATGAAAAGGCTTTCCGGAAGATCTTCGACCTGTACAAAGAACCATTTTACGCAGCGGCCCTGAAAATGACCCGCTCGGATGAAACGGCTGAAGAGATTGTTCAGGAGGTTTTTGTTACCCTTTGGTTGCGGCGGGCCAACCTGGCGGCCGTAGAGCATCCTTCCTCCTACCTGTTTACCATTGTTTATAATTGTATACGCGCCCATTTTAAAAAACTGGCGATAGAAAAAAGATTGAAACAAAATATCGGTGAGCAGCATCCGGTAGGAGAATGCCTTACGGAAGAGCGGTTGATAGACAAGGAAAACCAGCAACTGCTCCAGGATATTATTCATCAACTTCCCCCTCAGCAACAACTGATATACCAGCTAAGCCGGAAGCAGGGCCTTAGCCGCGATGAAATTGCGGATCACCTGGCGATTTCTCCACACACCGTAAAAAACCACCTATTGAAAGCCCTGAAGTATATCCGGTCTCACTATCATCATATTACTTCTCTCCTCTTTTCCCTTTTTAGCTGGATCATTTTCCGGCTCCTTTAG
- a CDS encoding FecR domain-containing protein: MPLSEERVYYLLQAYTYRTATAEEEQELFEWISSTSEDTLLKDYVQQLIQEHQHEKLPDVDWENIYRRIKQDTEIDSPAQPARRISWYYAAAAAVLLLIAGSSFYLLFNKKHTTANTLAHKASNNVNDVPPGKFKAIIQAGNGQVVLNRNDTSFMLAGNAVNINNGNLQITTDTEKPIQYTLITPRGGEYQLTLSDGTTVWLNADSKLVYPTVFTGNTRVVTLEGEAYFDVHQDASHPFVVKTSHQSVRVLGTEFNIHAYPDEPKVVTTLINGRVQVNSQDHTLLLQPGQQAHLTGEGLLSLQPDADIEQVIAWKNGYFRFMKADIHSIMQQLSRWYDVEVHYEKNLKPASFGAVISRNNNISQVLNMLEATGEVHFKIEGRKISVMP, translated from the coding sequence ATGCCACTTTCTGAAGAACGGGTCTATTACTTACTGCAGGCCTATACCTATCGCACGGCAACTGCGGAGGAAGAGCAGGAATTATTTGAATGGATATCATCTACCTCCGAAGATACCCTGCTGAAAGATTATGTGCAGCAGTTGATACAGGAGCACCAGCATGAAAAACTTCCGGATGTGGACTGGGAAAATATATACCGGCGGATAAAGCAGGATACGGAAATCGACTCCCCTGCGCAACCAGCGCGCAGGATAAGCTGGTATTATGCCGCAGCGGCGGCTGTGTTGCTGTTAATAGCAGGGAGCAGTTTCTACCTGCTTTTCAATAAAAAGCATACAACGGCCAACACGCTTGCCCATAAGGCAAGCAACAACGTAAATGATGTTCCTCCCGGCAAGTTTAAAGCGATTATACAGGCCGGCAACGGGCAAGTGGTATTAAACAGGAATGACACCAGTTTTATGCTTGCCGGCAATGCGGTAAATATCAACAATGGCAACCTGCAGATAACTACTGATACTGAAAAACCGATCCAGTATACCCTGATAACACCCCGTGGCGGGGAATATCAGCTGACACTTTCCGATGGTACAACCGTATGGCTCAACGCTGACTCCAAACTGGTATATCCCACTGTATTTACAGGTAATACAAGAGTAGTAACGTTGGAAGGAGAAGCTTACTTTGATGTACATCAGGATGCCAGTCATCCGTTTGTGGTGAAAACCTCCCATCAAAGCGTGCGGGTACTGGGCACGGAATTTAATATACATGCCTACCCCGATGAGCCAAAAGTGGTGACTACGTTGATCAATGGCAGGGTACAGGTAAACAGTCAGGACCACACCCTGTTGTTACAGCCAGGGCAGCAGGCCCATCTTACCGGAGAAGGACTGCTAAGTCTTCAGCCGGATGCCGATATAGAACAGGTAATTGCCTGGAAAAACGGCTATTTCCGCTTTATGAAAGCAGATATACACAGCATTATGCAACAGTTATCCCGCTGGTATGATGTGGAAGTACACTATGAAAAAAATCTAAAGCCTGCTTCTTTCGGCGCTGTCATCAGCAGGAATAATAATATATCTCAGGTACTCAATATGCTGGAAGCAACGGGAGAAGTTCATTTCAAAATAGAGGGCCGTAAGATATCCGTAATGCCATGA